The Gammaproteobacteria bacterium region GGCAGCCCTGAGCCACGCAATTGGAAAGACGGCGGCTACATTGACCGTTTGCCCAAGGATCCTTGGGGTAACGACTACCAGTACATGAATCCGGGGTCGCATGGCGCGATTGATATTTATACTCTGGGCGCGGATGGCGCAGATGGCGGCGAAGGCACCGATGCGGATATTGGCAACTGGAACATGGATGAGCACTAACCCTTATTTGGCCGTTCATGACCAATAACTGTCTTTCTGCCGCCGGTGTTCGGCGCAAGCAGAGCGGTTTTACCCTGATTGAAGTCATGGTGGTGGTGCTGATTATCGGCATCATCATCAGCTTTGCGTCATTGTCGGTGGGCCAAAGCGCCAGCCAGGAACAGGAAGAAGAAGCGCGCCGGCTGACGGCACTGTTGAGACTGGGGGGTGAGGAAGCCATTTTCAATTCCCGCGAACTAGTGCTGGAAGTGTTTAAGGGCGGTTACCGGTTTATGGAAATCGATCCCAAGGGGCAGCGCCAGCCAGTGGGCAAGGAAGAGACCACCTATCGGGCGCGCGAATTACCTGAACAGTTTCATTTACGCCTGGAAATTGATGGCACCGAAGTGGCGTTGACCGGTGCGCCACAGGAAGGTCAACAGCCGCCGGCGGTGTTCATGTTGTCCAGTGGCGAGATGACGCCGTTTGTGCTGGACGTGGTGGACGAACAAAAAGTTGGTTATCGCCTGCAGGGTGAATACAGCGGGATGGTGAATTACGTCGGGAAGGTGGAGTTGTGAGCGGTCGT contains the following coding sequences:
- the gspH gene encoding type II secretion system minor pseudopilin GspH; protein product: MTNNCLSAAGVRRKQSGFTLIEVMVVVLIIGIIISFASLSVGQSASQEQEEEARRLTALLRLGGEEAIFNSRELVLEVFKGGYRFMEIDPKGQRQPVGKEETTYRARELPEQFHLRLEIDGTEVALTGAPQEGQQPPAVFMLSSGEMTPFVLDVVDEQKVGYRLQGEYSGMVNYVGKVEL